One window of the Allosaccharopolyspora coralli genome contains the following:
- a CDS encoding carbon starvation CstA family protein translates to MPAAVVLAVAIAALALAYRYYSAYLAKRVYALDPDFVTPAHTYNDGVDYVPTNKHIVFSHHFISVAGAAPIVGPATAVFWGWGPALLWVVLGTIFAAGVHDFGSLAISVRHKARSIGTLTSDIITTRARTLFLLIIFFLLTMVNAVFAVVIAQLFTENPEAVLPVLLTIPFAIGLGQYVYRKRTTALVPAMVAMALVYVSIPVGQAWPITVDPVANAIGLDAETLWILLIFVYTFFTSRLPVWMLLQPRDYINQMQMVVALAVIILGIVIGWNTIVAPAVNDVPPDSPPWFPLLFVTIACGAVSGFHSLVGSGTTAKQLDKETDARYVGYLASSGEGLLALCAILACTAGVAATTADWNSLYSDFDMASDSATGYFVDGVAQFAGNLGVPAGIGTIFASLVVISFAATSLDTAVRLQRYIVQDIAELVRFKPLARNLTAATVVAILIPLSIALLPGDFAFGTLWQLFGTTNQLTAGLALAVIAVWVTKSNRNPIAVLVPWAFLVVMTSWALIVQFGEFVASNDPMQMFFLAPLDMVIFVLALWMVVEAAIAFRRAWRERSRDESVVSPTEQS, encoded by the coding sequence ATGCCCGCAGCCGTCGTGCTGGCAGTCGCGATCGCGGCACTCGCGCTGGCCTACCGCTACTACTCGGCGTATTTGGCCAAGCGCGTCTACGCGCTCGACCCGGACTTCGTCACTCCGGCCCACACGTACAACGACGGTGTGGACTACGTGCCCACGAACAAGCACATCGTCTTCAGCCATCACTTCATCTCGGTGGCGGGCGCCGCGCCGATCGTCGGCCCGGCGACCGCGGTGTTCTGGGGGTGGGGACCAGCGCTGTTGTGGGTGGTGCTCGGCACGATCTTCGCTGCCGGGGTGCACGACTTCGGCTCACTGGCGATCTCGGTACGCCACAAGGCCCGCAGCATCGGCACGCTGACCAGCGACATCATCACGACTCGCGCGCGCACCCTGTTCCTACTGATCATCTTCTTCCTGTTGACGATGGTCAACGCCGTGTTCGCCGTGGTCATCGCACAGCTGTTCACGGAGAACCCCGAGGCGGTGCTGCCGGTGCTGCTCACCATCCCGTTCGCGATCGGGTTGGGGCAGTACGTCTACCGCAAGCGCACCACGGCGCTCGTGCCTGCGATGGTCGCCATGGCGCTGGTCTACGTGAGCATCCCGGTCGGGCAGGCGTGGCCCATCACGGTGGACCCGGTGGCGAACGCGATCGGTCTCGACGCCGAGACCCTGTGGATCCTGTTGATCTTCGTCTACACGTTCTTCACCTCGCGACTGCCGGTGTGGATGCTGTTGCAGCCGCGTGACTACATCAACCAGATGCAGATGGTGGTGGCACTGGCGGTCATCATCCTCGGGATCGTCATCGGGTGGAACACCATCGTCGCTCCAGCCGTGAACGACGTGCCCCCGGACTCACCACCGTGGTTCCCGCTGCTGTTCGTCACCATCGCCTGTGGTGCGGTGTCCGGGTTCCACAGCCTCGTCGGCTCCGGCACCACCGCGAAGCAGTTGGACAAGGAGACCGACGCGCGCTACGTCGGCTACCTCGCCTCCTCCGGTGAAGGACTGCTCGCCCTGTGTGCCATCCTCGCCTGCACGGCGGGCGTGGCCGCCACGACAGCGGATTGGAACAGCCTCTACAGCGACTTCGACATGGCCTCCGACAGCGCCACCGGCTATTTCGTCGACGGCGTTGCCCAGTTCGCAGGCAATCTCGGCGTACCTGCCGGTATCGGGACCATCTTCGCTTCGCTGGTGGTGATCAGCTTCGCGGCGACCAGTCTGGACACAGCGGTGCGATTGCAGCGCTACATCGTCCAGGACATCGCCGAACTCGTCCGGTTCAAGCCGCTGGCCCGCAACCTGACCGCCGCGACCGTGGTCGCCATCCTGATCCCGCTGTCGATCGCGCTGCTGCCCGGTGACTTCGCCTTCGGAACGTTGTGGCAGCTGTTCGGCACCACCAACCAGCTCACCGCCGGCCTGGCGTTGGCCGTGATCGCGGTGTGGGTGACCAAGAGCAACCGCAACCCGATCGCGGTCCTCGTGCCGTGGGCGTTCCTCGTGGTGATGACCTCGTGGGCGCTGATCGTGCAGTTCGGGGAGTTCGTCGCGTCGAATGATCCAATGCAGATGTTCTTCCTCGCGCCGCTGGACATGGTGATCTTCGTGCTGGCGCTGTGGATGGTGGTCGAGGCCGCGATTGCCTTCCGTCGTGCCTGGCGAGAGCGCAGTCGAGACGAGTCGGTCGTCAGCCCGACCGAGCAGTCGTAG